In Rouxiella sp. WC2420, the following proteins share a genomic window:
- a CDS encoding heavy metal response regulator transcription factor: MRILVIEDDVSTGDYLKKGLSEAGYRVDLARNGADGLFMALEEGYDAIILDVMLPGLNGWQVMEVLRKKSAVPVLFLTARDEVQDRIRGLELGADDYLVKPFSFTELMLRVRTLLRRGTVRESDTYSLADLHLDVLRRKVTRQETVIPLTNKEFMLLHLLMRREGEVLSRTMIASQVWDMNFDSDTNVVDVAVKRLRGKIDRPYDVKLIHTVRGIGYVCEVRDYE; encoded by the coding sequence ATGCGGATACTGGTTATCGAAGACGACGTCAGCACTGGCGATTACCTGAAAAAGGGGCTGAGTGAGGCGGGTTATCGCGTAGATTTGGCGCGAAACGGTGCCGACGGATTGTTTATGGCGCTGGAAGAGGGCTATGACGCGATTATCCTCGACGTGATGCTGCCTGGGCTAAACGGCTGGCAGGTGATGGAAGTGTTGCGCAAGAAAAGCGCAGTACCGGTGCTGTTTCTCACTGCTCGCGATGAAGTGCAGGATAGGATCCGCGGCCTTGAGCTGGGCGCTGACGATTATCTGGTGAAGCCTTTTTCATTCACCGAGCTGATGCTTCGCGTGCGTACCCTGCTGCGACGCGGTACGGTGCGTGAGTCCGACACTTATTCGCTGGCTGACCTGCATCTTGATGTCCTGAGGCGTAAAGTGACGCGTCAGGAAACGGTTATCCCATTAACAAACAAAGAATTTATGCTGCTTCATTTATTAATGCGCCGCGAGGGCGAAGTGCTGTCGCGCACCATGATTGCTTCACAGGTTTGGGATATGAACTTTGATAGCGACACCAACGTGGTTGATGTGGCGGTGAAACGCCTGCGCGGTAAAATTGACCGTCCTTATGATGTGAAATTGATCCATACCGTTCGCGGTATCGGCTATGTCTGCGAAGTACGTGATTATGAGTAA
- a CDS encoding cytochrome b/b6 domain-containing protein → MRKKRIHPWPVRVCHWVNLLVMIGMVMSGWGIYNADPIFSFTFPQSATLGGWLGGNIGWHLAVMWVLAANGLFYVLWGLFSGHFKQRFFPFTPSSVWHDFVGALRLRLSHKSNQYNAVQKLMYVGVLLLGLLLVLSGLSIWKPVQFSGLVYLMGGFTIARYVHFFAMSGIMLFVIVHVVMVLLVPKTLPAMITGGKAVANKPGDSADD, encoded by the coding sequence ATGCGTAAAAAAAGAATCCATCCCTGGCCGGTGAGAGTTTGTCATTGGGTCAATCTGCTGGTGATGATTGGCATGGTGATGAGCGGTTGGGGTATTTATAACGCCGACCCCATTTTCAGTTTTACTTTCCCGCAAAGCGCCACGCTGGGCGGCTGGCTGGGTGGCAACATTGGTTGGCATCTGGCGGTGATGTGGGTATTGGCAGCCAATGGGCTGTTTTATGTTCTCTGGGGGCTGTTTAGCGGTCACTTTAAACAACGATTTTTTCCGTTTACTCCCTCCTCCGTATGGCATGATTTTGTCGGCGCTTTGCGCCTGCGTTTGTCGCATAAATCAAACCAATACAATGCGGTGCAAAAGCTGATGTATGTTGGCGTCCTGCTATTGGGGCTGTTGCTGGTGCTTTCTGGGCTGTCAATCTGGAAACCGGTGCAGTTCAGCGGACTCGTTTATCTGATGGGTGGCTTTACCATTGCCCGTTACGTTCATTTTTTTGCGATGAGCGGCATTATGCTGTTCGTTATTGTTCACGTTGTCATGGTGTTACTGGTGCCTAAAACCTTGCCTGCCATGATTACCGGCGGCAAAGCCGTGGCAAATAAACCAGGAGACAGCGCCGATGACTGA